A single genomic interval of Gossypium raimondii isolate GPD5lz chromosome 11, ASM2569854v1, whole genome shotgun sequence harbors:
- the LOC128034977 gene encoding uncharacterized protein LOC128034977, with translation MASSGFSPAAPPVFNGEGFHIWLVKMKTYLQAFDLWEVVNTDAEPAPLRANPTVAQIRQHADERTKRHKAMSCIQNCVSDVIFTRIMACETPKQAWDKLKEEFQGTERTRQQQLLNLRRDFENLKMREEETVKQYADRIMAVVNSIRLLGEHFDEARIVEKVLSTLPERYEAKISSLEDSRDLASISLTELINTFYAQEQRRASRAEEHQKVHFKPRQERP, from the coding sequence ATGGCTTCTTCAGGATTTTCACCAGCAGCCCCACCAGTCTTCAATGGGGAAGGCTTCCACATATGGCTGGTAAAGATGAAGACTTACCTGCAGGCCTTTGATCTGTGGGAAGTTGTCAACACAGATGCTGAGCCAGCACCACTGAGGGCCAATCCCACAGTAGCTCAGATCAGGCAACATGCCGATGAAAGGACCAAAAGGCACAAAGCCATGTCTTGCATCCAAAACTGTGTGTCAGATGTCATCTTCACCAGAATTATGGCCTGTGAGACTCCAAAACAGGCATGGGATAAGCTtaaggaggagtttcaaggcaCTGAAAGGACAAGGCAACAGCAGCTGTTGAATTTAAGAAGGGATTTCGAGAATCTGAAGATGAGGGAAGAAGAAACAGTGAAGCAGTATGCAGATAGAATCATGGCAGTGGTTAACAGCATAAGGCTCCTTGGTGAGCACTTTGATGAGGCAAGAATAGTGGAGAAAGTCCTCTCCACTTTGCCTGAGAGATATGAGGCAAAGATATCCTCCTTAGAGGACTCAAGAGACCTTGCTAGCATCTCTTTGACTGAGCTTATCAACACCTTCTATGCTCAGGAACAAAGGAGAGCTAGCAGAGCTGAAGAACACCAGAAGGTGCATTTCAAGCCAAGACAAGAGAGGCCTTGA
- the LOC105761655 gene encoding putative disease resistance protein At3g14460: MLSLELHDCKNCKSLPSIGRLLLLKDLSISGLDQVHKIGAELFGENQSNAFASLESLRFGNMLNWEEWDLCEDDEQVSKFPSLRFLSIRKCPLLLGRLPTILQSLQTLEIYECKRLVVSISSFPLLCELRVEGCEELVDEGSLSVQKVTSLKDVSVSNISNFNISAERIMLRFANSETFDISGWKELGSLSQIGLRLGGHRFIKIAGCPQLVSLETEEERLQLDKIPSVESLFIRDCERLNRLPEALHAFPLITRIQLENCPGLVCFAESNFPPALKELCILNCMNLQYLVDEKENNNKSMSSNTCLLEYLAIGYCPSLIWLSSRGDICNRLQSLYIFHCPKLSSVFLNAKLPVMLKYLNIEVCPVLECIAQDFLETTDLESIRISDAGKFKSLPRGLDKLSHLQDIKLSTCPNLVSFEESGLPTTNLRVLSIVDCENFRALPKCINNFTSVRALSVWKCSADISFPEEGFPTNLTSLTISNAPKIYTSLVQWGFNRLTSLQKLHISGEGCSRVVSFPEEAIGMMLPPSLTEISIGRFENLEFMCSKGLQHLTSLQQLGIYCCPKLASLPEKDMLLSLERLESQRCPLLEEGCSRGNGLEWSKISHIPFVQIDYKTVIGIEI; encoded by the coding sequence ATGTTGTCATTGGAGCTTCACGACTGTAAAAATTGCAAATCTCTACCATCGATTGGAAGGTTGTTGTTGTTAAAAGATCTTTCAATTAGTGGTTTGGATCAAGTACACAAGATTGGTGCTGAGTTGTTTGGAGAAAATCAATCAAATGCTTTTGCATCATTAGAGTCTCTGCGTTTTGGCAATATGCTGAATTGGGAGGAGTGGGACCTATGTGAAGATGATGAGCAAGTATCGAAATTCCCCAGCCTTCGTTTTCTTTCAATCAGAAAATGTCCTTTATTGCTGGGAAGGTTGCCAACCATCCTTCAATCCTTGCAGACACTTGAAATCTATGAGTGTAAGAGACTGGTAGTTTCAATTTCAAGTTTTCCCTTGCTGTGTGAATTAAGGGTTGAAGGGTGTGAAGAATTGGTGGATGAAGGTTCTTTGTCTGTACAGAAGGTTACCTCCTTGAAAGATGTGTCtgtttcaaatatttcaaattttaatatttcagcAGAGAGGATAATGTTGAGATTTGCAAACTCCGAAACATTCGACATCTCTGGTTGGAAGGAGTTGGGATCTTTATCGCAAATTGGGTTAAGATTAGGCGGGCATCGTTTTATTAAGATTGCGGGTTGTCCCCAGTTGGTCTCTTTGGAAACAGAGGAGGAGAGATTGCAACTTGACAAGATTCCAAGTGTTGAATCTCTGTTTATAAGAGATTGTGAAAGGCTCAATAGACTACCAGAAGCCTTACATGCTTTCCCATTGATTACAAGAATACAACTTGAAAACTGTCCAGGCTTGGTTTGTTTTGCAGAGAGTAACTTTCCTCCTGCTTTAAAAGAGCTGTGTATTctgaattgcatgaatttgcagtatttggttgatgaaaaagaaaataataataagagtatGAGTAGCAACACTTGTCTGCTTGAGTACTTGGCAATAGGCTACTGTCCATCTCTAATATGGTTATCATCAAGGGGCGATATATGCAATCGGCTTCAAAGTCTCTATATTTTCCATTGTCCAAAGCTAAGTAGCGTATTTTTAAACGCCAAGTTACCTGTAATGCTTAAATATCTCAATATTGAGGTTTGCCCAGTGTTGGAATGCATAGCCCAAGACTTCCTTGAAACCACTGATCTCGAAAGCATTCGTATTTCGGATGCTggaaaatttaaatcattacCGCGGGGATTAGACAAGCTCAGCCATCTTCAGGATATTAAATTATCTACGTGTCCAAATCTGGTTTCATTTGAAGAAAGTGGGTTGCCCACCACAAATCTCAGAGTTCTCTCAATTGTGGATTGTGAAAATTTTAGAGCCCTTCCCAAGTGCATCAACAACTTCACCTCCGTTCGAGCATTATCGGTGTGGAAGTGTTCGGCTGACATATCCTTTCCAGAAGAGGGTTTCCCTACCAACCTCACATCACTTACAATCTCAAACGCACCCAAAATTTATACATCACTTGTTCAATGGGGATTTAACAGACTCACATCTCTTCAAAAACTCCACATCAGCGGTGAAGGATGCTCGCGTGTGGTGTCATTTCCAGAAGAAGCGATAGGAATGATGCTGCCTCCTTCTCTCACCGAAATCAGCATCGGTagatttgaaaatttggaaTTCATGTGCTCTAAGGGCTTACAACACCTCACCTCTCTTCAACAATTGGGCATCTATTGTTGTCCTAAGCTCGCCTCTCTTCCAGAAAAAGATATGCTTCTCTCGCTTGAGCGTCTTGAAAGTCAGCGTTGCCCGTTGCTAGAAGAAGGGTGCAGTAGGGGTAATGGACTAGAGTGGTCCAAAATTTCCCACATACCTTTTGttcaaattgattataaaaCAGTCATAGGTATTGAAATTTAA